One window of the Natronomonas marina genome contains the following:
- a CDS encoding metal-dependent hydrolase yields the protein MYKTGHYGAALLVYAPVGYLLLSVDPAVALLVGAGSVALSRLPDYDLRVPFLEHRGVTHTLLFLGVVAAALGGLGYVAAGGFGVDPTRAAALGVVVACVAVGSHLLADALTPAGVPLLWPLSGDSYSVNVATASNPLANYGLLVVGVGACLAVGYVAGTV from the coding sequence ATGTACAAGACCGGCCACTACGGCGCGGCCCTGCTGGTGTACGCGCCGGTCGGCTACCTGCTGCTGTCGGTCGACCCCGCCGTGGCCCTCCTCGTCGGAGCGGGGTCGGTCGCGCTCTCTCGGCTCCCGGACTACGACCTTCGGGTGCCGTTCCTCGAACACCGGGGCGTCACCCACACGCTACTGTTCCTCGGCGTCGTCGCGGCGGCACTGGGCGGTCTCGGATACGTCGCCGCCGGCGGGTTCGGCGTCGATCCGACCCGTGCAGCCGCCCTGGGAGTCGTCGTCGCCTGCGTCGCCGTCGGTTCTCACCTGCTCGCGGACGCGCTGACGCCCGCCGGCGTGCCGCTCCTGTGGCCGCTGTCCGGCGACAGCTACTCGGTGAACGTGGCGACGGCCTCGAACCCGCTGGCGAACTACGGCCTCCTCGTCGTGGGGGTCGGCGCCTGTCTCGCGGTCGGATACGTCGCGGGGACCGTGTAG
- a CDS encoding DUF5820 family protein, giving the protein MIDEAALGDGWRVWNAEDDRVILAFRPDVFDGSEFPAPCMPTLYVTRGRRNRRPEGNRNLPPDAPWMVTLYLEPEVNRDPDAYDGLPAAVEAAEALTRRFSAGDVDYRELYQVPREEYLDELDALTGRGE; this is encoded by the coding sequence ATGATCGACGAGGCCGCTCTCGGGGACGGCTGGCGGGTCTGGAACGCCGAGGACGACCGTGTAATCCTCGCCTTCCGGCCGGACGTGTTCGACGGCTCCGAGTTCCCCGCTCCCTGCATGCCGACGCTGTACGTCACCCGGGGGCGGCGCAACCGGCGTCCGGAGGGCAACCGCAACCTCCCGCCGGACGCGCCCTGGATGGTGACGCTGTACCTCGAACCCGAGGTGAACCGCGACCCCGACGCCTACGACGGCCTCCCGGCTGCTGTCGAGGCCGCCGAGGCGCTGACGCGCCGCTTTTCGGCCGGCGACGTGGACTACCGGGAGCTCTATCAGGTCCCCCGCGAGGAGTACCTGGACGAACTCGACGCGCTGACCGGCCGCGGCGAGTGA
- a CDS encoding PrkA family serine protein kinase has translation MSDMETLEELSKEYRDSIPSDLRETRSFDWYLEELYEDPKIARNAHQRVADMFDYYGTSYDEEAGVVEYELASEDPLGGGENTFYGRVIHEAIHEFINKVKSGARGLGPEKRIKLLLGPVGSGKSDFDRQIRRYYEDYTTRQEGRMYTFRWTGLCDVLVDQDPADDVVRSPMNQDPIVLLPEKQREGVLEDVNERLDAPYTIRNEQALDPASEFYMDKLLEYYDDDLQAVLENHVEVIRLLADENKRQAIETFEPKDKKNQDETELTGDVNYSKIAVYGESDPRAFDYSGAFCNANRGIFSGEELLKLQREFLYDFLHATQEQTIKPKNNPRIDIDQVIVGRTNMPEYRDKKGDEKMEAFNDRTKRIDFPYVLQYAEEARIYRKMLQNADVPDIHVEPHTLEMAGLFGVLTRITEPDGGTVSITQKAKAYNGEIDEAEDIDVKKLRDEADDVADIGEGMDGISPRFIGDEIAEAIMDSMHRERGFLSPLTTFNHLEENLENHGSIPEENFETYYRYLELVREEYKERAIEDVRHALAYDLDEIQRQGEKYMDHVMAYIDDDTVEDEITGREQEPDEKFLRAVEEKLDVPEDRKDDFRQEVANWVSRRAREGEPFEPQDNDRLRRALERKLWEDKKHNINFSALVSSGELDDDERNAWVEALEEQGYSTEGAKEVLEFAGAEVAKAEMEDE, from the coding sequence ATGAGTGACATGGAAACCCTCGAGGAACTCAGCAAGGAGTACAGAGACTCGATTCCCTCGGACCTCCGGGAGACGCGGTCGTTCGACTGGTACCTGGAAGAACTGTACGAGGACCCGAAGATCGCACGCAACGCCCACCAGCGGGTCGCCGACATGTTCGACTACTACGGCACCAGCTACGACGAGGAGGCCGGGGTCGTGGAGTACGAACTCGCCTCCGAGGATCCGCTCGGCGGCGGCGAGAACACCTTCTACGGGCGGGTCATCCACGAGGCCATCCACGAGTTCATCAACAAGGTCAAATCCGGCGCCCGCGGGCTGGGGCCGGAGAAACGCATCAAGCTCCTGCTCGGGCCGGTCGGCTCCGGGAAGTCCGACTTCGACCGCCAGATACGGCGCTACTACGAGGACTACACGACCCGCCAGGAGGGTCGGATGTACACGTTCCGCTGGACCGGGCTGTGTGACGTGCTGGTCGACCAGGACCCCGCCGACGACGTGGTCCGGTCGCCGATGAACCAGGACCCGATCGTGCTGCTGCCGGAAAAACAGCGCGAGGGCGTCCTCGAGGACGTCAACGAGCGGCTCGACGCCCCCTACACCATCCGCAACGAGCAGGCGCTGGACCCCGCAAGCGAGTTCTACATGGACAAACTGCTGGAGTACTACGACGACGACCTCCAGGCAGTGCTGGAGAATCACGTCGAGGTGATCCGGCTGCTCGCCGACGAGAACAAGCGACAGGCAATCGAGACGTTCGAGCCGAAGGACAAGAAGAACCAGGACGAGACGGAACTCACCGGCGACGTCAACTACTCGAAGATAGCCGTCTACGGCGAGTCGGACCCGCGGGCGTTCGACTACTCCGGGGCGTTCTGCAACGCCAACCGGGGCATCTTCTCCGGCGAGGAGCTACTGAAACTCCAGCGGGAGTTCCTCTACGACTTCCTGCACGCCACCCAGGAACAGACGATCAAGCCGAAGAACAACCCCCGCATCGACATCGACCAGGTCATCGTCGGCCGGACGAACATGCCCGAGTACCGGGACAAGAAGGGCGACGAGAAGATGGAGGCGTTCAACGACCGGACCAAGCGCATCGACTTCCCGTACGTCCTCCAGTACGCCGAGGAAGCCCGCATCTACCGGAAGATGCTGCAGAACGCCGACGTGCCGGACATCCACGTCGAGCCCCACACCCTGGAGATGGCGGGGCTGTTCGGCGTCCTGACCCGCATCACCGAACCCGACGGCGGCACCGTCTCCATCACCCAGAAGGCCAAGGCCTACAACGGCGAAATCGACGAGGCCGAGGACATAGACGTCAAGAAGCTCCGCGACGAGGCCGACGACGTCGCCGACATCGGCGAGGGGATGGACGGCATCTCGCCGCGGTTCATCGGCGACGAGATCGCCGAAGCGATCATGGACTCGATGCACCGCGAGCGCGGCTTCCTCTCGCCTTTGACGACGTTCAACCACCTCGAGGAGAACCTCGAGAACCACGGCTCCATCCCCGAGGAGAACTTCGAGACGTACTACCGGTACCTCGAGTTGGTCCGCGAGGAGTACAAGGAGCGCGCCATCGAGGACGTCCGGCACGCGCTGGCCTACGACCTCGACGAGATCCAGCGGCAGGGTGAGAAGTACATGGACCACGTCATGGCGTACATCGACGACGACACCGTCGAGGACGAGATCACGGGCCGCGAACAGGAGCCCGACGAGAAGTTCCTCCGGGCGGTCGAGGAGAAACTCGACGTCCCCGAGGACCGCAAGGACGACTTCCGTCAGGAGGTCGCAAACTGGGTCAGCCGTCGGGCCCGCGAGGGCGAGCCCTTCGAGCCGCAGGACAACGACCGCCTGCGCCGCGCACTGGAGCGGAAGCTCTGGGAGGACAAGAAGCACAACATCAACTTCTCCGCGCTGGTGTCGTCGGGCGAACTCGACGACGACGAGCGCAACGCCTGGGTGGAGGCCCTCGAGGAGCAGGGCTACAGCACCGAGGGTGCAAAGGAGGTGCTCGAGTTCGCCGGCGCCGAGGTCGCCAAAGCCGAGATGGAAGACGAATGA
- a CDS encoding succinylglutamate desuccinylase/aspartoacylase domain-containing protein has protein sequence MRVETLGDGEPEVAVVGAIHGDEPCGSAAVEALVDADPAVERPVKLIVANEAALEAGVRYVEEDLNRAFPGSPDADTHEGRLAHELLNEIRGCEILSLHSTRSYAAPFALVDEMDGHARSICPYLSVEAVVETGQFSQGRLIATPDVIELECGLQRSAAAAENAKSLVREFLVATGVLAGDAEPPRHHPLSVFSLDKRIPKEPAEEYEVFVENFERVAEGAVFAAADGKQLRADRPFYPILLSAYGYESTFGYAGDLVGRLDGDDVTAPTGEERSAKADGRNR, from the coding sequence ATGCGCGTCGAGACGCTGGGAGACGGGGAGCCGGAGGTGGCAGTCGTCGGTGCGATACACGGCGACGAGCCGTGCGGGTCGGCGGCCGTCGAGGCGCTCGTCGACGCCGACCCGGCCGTCGAGCGGCCGGTGAAGCTCATCGTCGCCAACGAGGCGGCCCTCGAGGCCGGTGTCCGCTACGTCGAGGAGGACCTCAACCGGGCGTTCCCCGGCAGTCCCGACGCCGACACCCACGAAGGGCGACTGGCCCACGAGTTGCTCAACGAAATCCGGGGCTGTGAAATCCTCTCGCTGCACTCGACCCGGTCGTACGCCGCCCCGTTCGCCCTGGTCGACGAGATGGACGGTCACGCCCGCTCCATCTGTCCGTATCTCTCCGTCGAGGCCGTCGTCGAGACCGGCCAGTTCAGCCAGGGCCGGCTCATCGCCACGCCGGACGTAATCGAACTCGAGTGTGGCCTCCAGCGGTCGGCCGCCGCCGCCGAGAACGCCAAGTCGCTCGTCAGGGAGTTCCTGGTGGCGACCGGCGTGCTGGCCGGCGACGCGGAGCCGCCGCGACACCACCCGCTTTCGGTGTTCAGCCTCGACAAGCGGATTCCGAAAGAGCCCGCCGAGGAGTACGAGGTGTTCGTCGAGAACTTCGAGCGCGTCGCGGAGGGGGCGGTCTTCGCCGCCGCGGACGGCAAGCAACTCCGCGCCGACCGGCCGTTCTACCCCATCCTGCTGTCGGCCTACGGCTACGAGTCGACGTTCGGCTACGCCGGCGACCTCGTGGGGCGACTGGACGGCGACGACGTGACCGCGCCGACCGGCGAAGAGCGTTCGGCGAAAGCCGACGGTCGGAACCGCTAG
- a CDS encoding UPF0179 family protein, which yields MPTVTLIGERLAEVGTEFVYGGESTACEGCPYREQCLNLTEGRRYRVTGVRESGTLECAVHDTGVTAVEVEPAPVLANVPSNVAYAGSKAELAGPCPYTECPSHEFCEPAGADFDEEYQITEVVGEPPHDYCMLDRELTLVEFAADAE from the coding sequence ATGCCGACGGTCACGCTCATCGGGGAGCGCCTCGCGGAGGTTGGCACGGAGTTCGTCTACGGCGGCGAGTCGACCGCCTGCGAGGGCTGTCCCTACCGCGAGCAGTGTCTCAACCTCACGGAAGGGCGCCGCTACCGCGTGACCGGCGTCCGCGAGTCGGGGACGCTGGAGTGTGCCGTCCACGACACCGGCGTCACGGCCGTCGAGGTCGAACCCGCGCCCGTCCTGGCGAACGTCCCCAGCAACGTCGCCTACGCCGGTAGCAAGGCCGAACTGGCCGGGCCCTGTCCGTACACCGAGTGCCCGAGCCACGAGTTCTGCGAACCCGCCGGTGCGGACTTCGACGAGGAGTACCAGATAACGGAGGTGGTCGGCGAACCGCCACACGACTACTGTATGCTCGACCGCGAGTTGACGCTCGTGGAGTTCGCCGCCGACGCGGAGTGA
- a CDS encoding PrkA family serine protein kinase, with amino-acid sequence MTGEEYIDRADDSLQETYEPPMPLSAYVEEVLENPASAAHASKYLLAAIEDAGTRTVVEEGERKERYRFFDDPHNDGEHAILGNTEVLNSFVDDLRSIAARRGKEEKILWLDGPTATGKSELKRCLVNGLREYSKTEAGRRYTVEWNVSGVGSGSGMTYGEEPTPDEDDWYESPVQTHPLSVFPQAVREDIVADLNERLDDHIPIHLETELDPFSREAYDHLEEQYRRQGVEDLFSAITDERHLRVKNFVVDVGRGIGVLHSEDDGTPKERLVGSWMAGMLQQLDSRGRKNPQAFSYDGVLSQGNGLLTIVEDAAQHADLLQKLLNVPDEGAVKLDKGIGMDVDTQMVIISNPDLEAQLNKHAEMEGSDPLKALKRRLDKHEFTYLLNLSLEAELVRRELTNETEIWEADSYEALEERIREPVTIAVRAGDGEVRERELAPHAIEAAALYAVVSRLDAESLPPGLDLVDKALVYDRGYLQDGDERRYKEEFDFADVEEGGGGIPVTYTRDVIADLLHEETDRHHADLDVEGVIMPRDLLNAMAEGLDEAPVFSGTERTEYENRLVPVKNHVFGRQEDDVIDAIMRDKRVDEETVEEYIEHVYAAVEGEQIANERGELEEPDPLKMKVFEIEHLGRFDESDYDGAEAEEGPRTFREQKVITALNRHAWRNRDADFRVSDVDPREIPVIETVLGSHDWDDVGRTYEDLEPSQWDDPPSGTETERLKEKTLANLQEMFGYSPASAELTSRHVMGQVSYRWD; translated from the coding sequence ATGACCGGCGAGGAGTACATCGACCGCGCCGACGACTCCCTGCAGGAGACCTACGAGCCGCCGATGCCGCTGTCGGCGTACGTCGAGGAGGTACTCGAGAACCCCGCGTCGGCGGCCCACGCCTCGAAGTACCTGCTGGCGGCCATCGAGGACGCCGGCACCAGGACCGTCGTCGAGGAGGGCGAACGGAAGGAGCGGTACCGCTTCTTCGACGACCCCCACAACGACGGCGAGCACGCCATCCTGGGGAACACGGAGGTGCTCAACAGTTTCGTCGACGACCTCCGCTCGATAGCCGCCCGCCGGGGCAAGGAGGAGAAGATACTCTGGCTCGACGGCCCGACCGCCACCGGCAAGTCCGAACTGAAGCGCTGTCTGGTCAACGGTCTCCGGGAGTACTCCAAGACCGAGGCCGGCCGCCGCTACACCGTCGAGTGGAACGTCTCCGGCGTCGGGAGCGGATCGGGGATGACCTACGGCGAGGAGCCGACCCCCGACGAGGACGACTGGTACGAGTCGCCCGTCCAGACGCACCCGCTTTCGGTGTTTCCCCAGGCGGTCCGCGAGGACATCGTCGCCGACCTCAACGAGCGGCTGGACGACCACATCCCCATCCACCTGGAGACGGAACTGGACCCGTTCAGCCGGGAGGCCTACGACCACCTCGAGGAGCAGTACCGCCGGCAGGGCGTCGAGGACCTCTTCTCGGCCATCACCGACGAGCGGCACCTCCGGGTGAAGAACTTCGTCGTCGACGTCGGGCGGGGCATCGGCGTCCTCCACAGCGAGGACGACGGCACTCCCAAGGAGCGACTCGTCGGCTCCTGGATGGCCGGGATGCTCCAGCAACTCGACTCCCGGGGCCGGAAGAACCCCCAGGCGTTCAGCTACGACGGCGTCCTCTCGCAGGGCAACGGCCTGCTGACCATCGTCGAGGACGCCGCCCAGCACGCCGACCTGCTGCAGAAGCTGCTGAACGTCCCCGACGAGGGGGCGGTGAAACTGGACAAGGGCATCGGGATGGACGTCGACACCCAGATGGTCATCATCTCGAACCCCGACCTGGAGGCCCAGCTGAACAAGCACGCCGAGATGGAGGGGTCGGACCCGCTGAAAGCGCTGAAGCGCCGGCTGGACAAACACGAGTTCACCTACCTCCTGAACCTCTCGCTGGAGGCCGAACTCGTCCGCCGGGAGCTGACCAACGAGACCGAAATCTGGGAGGCCGACAGCTACGAGGCCCTCGAGGAGCGCATCCGCGAGCCGGTGACCATCGCGGTCCGTGCGGGCGACGGCGAGGTGCGCGAGCGGGAACTGGCGCCCCACGCCATCGAGGCGGCGGCGCTGTACGCGGTCGTCTCGCGGCTGGACGCCGAATCGCTGCCGCCCGGCCTGGACCTGGTGGACAAGGCGCTGGTCTACGACCGGGGCTACCTCCAGGACGGCGACGAGCGCCGCTACAAGGAGGAGTTCGACTTCGCCGATGTCGAGGAGGGCGGCGGTGGCATCCCGGTGACGTACACCCGCGACGTCATCGCCGACCTGCTGCACGAGGAGACCGACCGCCACCACGCCGACCTCGACGTCGAGGGCGTCATCATGCCGCGGGACCTGCTGAACGCGATGGCCGAGGGGCTGGACGAGGCGCCCGTCTTCTCGGGCACCGAGCGGACGGAGTACGAGAACCGGCTCGTCCCGGTGAAGAACCACGTCTTCGGCCGCCAGGAGGACGACGTCATCGACGCCATCATGCGGGACAAGCGGGTCGACGAGGAGACGGTCGAGGAGTACATCGAGCACGTCTACGCGGCCGTCGAGGGCGAGCAGATCGCCAACGAGCGGGGCGAACTCGAAGAGCCCGACCCGCTGAAGATGAAGGTGTTCGAGATCGAGCACCTGGGCCGGTTCGACGAGAGCGATTACGACGGTGCCGAGGCCGAGGAGGGTCCGCGGACGTTCCGCGAACAGAAGGTCATCACGGCGCTGAACCGCCACGCCTGGCGGAACCGCGACGCCGACTTCCGGGTCTCGGACGTCGACCCCCGCGAGATACCCGTCATCGAGACGGTACTGGGGAGCCACGACTGGGACGACGTCGGCCGGACCTACGAGGACCTTGAACCGAGCCAGTGGGACGACCCGCCCTCGGGCACCGAGACCGAGCGCCTCAAGGAGAAGACGCTCGCGAACCTCCAAGAGATGTTCGGCTACTCGCCGGCCTCCGCGGAGCTGACGAGCCGACACGTCATGGGACAGGTGAGTTACAGATGGGACTGA
- a CDS encoding SDR family NAD(P)-dependent oxidoreductase: MLSDTTAFVTGASGGIGREIAETFADYGANVTIAARSDDIYETADRIGDEDRTLPVETDVTDEDSVEAAIAETAATFDGLDCVVNNAGIAGPVQPFDRVDREDFMETQAVNVAGPLSCVKYAAPHLRDSDRGSVVNIASLGGKRPYPNRTPYAASKMGLVGLTRTLAYELGRDDVTVNAVLPGPVEGDRIQEVVEKQAELAAVENADPASIGPDDFALNEFTVPPEDVAEQVAYLAGPHGRKTTAQEIGVDAGGTWY; encoded by the coding sequence GTGCTATCGGACACCACGGCGTTCGTCACGGGCGCAAGCGGCGGCATCGGGCGCGAGATAGCCGAGACCTTCGCCGACTACGGCGCGAACGTCACAATCGCCGCCCGCAGCGACGACATCTACGAGACGGCCGACCGAATCGGCGACGAAGACCGCACGCTGCCCGTCGAGACCGATGTCACCGACGAGGACAGCGTCGAGGCGGCCATCGCCGAGACCGCAGCGACCTTCGACGGTCTCGACTGCGTCGTCAACAACGCCGGCATCGCCGGCCCGGTCCAGCCGTTCGACCGCGTCGACCGCGAGGACTTCATGGAGACGCAGGCCGTCAACGTCGCCGGCCCGCTGTCCTGCGTGAAGTACGCCGCCCCGCACCTCCGGGACAGCGACCGCGGCAGCGTCGTCAACATCGCTTCCCTCGGCGGCAAGCGGCCCTACCCGAACCGGACGCCGTACGCCGCCTCGAAGATGGGGCTCGTCGGCCTGACGCGGACGCTGGCCTACGAACTCGGCCGCGACGACGTGACGGTCAACGCCGTCCTCCCCGGCCCCGTCGAGGGCGACCGCATCCAAGAGGTCGTCGAAAAGCAGGCCGAACTCGCGGCCGTCGAGAACGCCGACCCCGCCAGCATCGGCCCGGACGACTTCGCGCTGAACGAGTTCACCGTCCCGCCGGAGGACGTCGCCGAACAGGTCGCCTACCTGGCGGGGCCGCACGGCCGCAAGACGACAGCCCAGGAGATCGGCGTCGACGCCGGCGGGACCTGGTACTAG
- a CDS encoding peroxidase-related enzyme (This protein belongs to a clade of uncharacterized proteins related to peroxidases such as the alkylhydroperoxidase AhpD.) has translation MSEEAMGRFPVPDREELPDDVRERIETETEEAGFTPNVFDAFAYKPSHFRAFFDYHDALTEDTTLEREEVEMLVVTVSGINDCLYCVVAHGALLRIFAQAPKLADQLATNHRSADLSDAHRTMLDFAVKLTDEPGRVGDAEVAALREAGFSTEEIWDITSVVAVFNLSNRMATVADMRPNGEFYTIGRGGSDGE, from the coding sequence ATGAGCGAGGAAGCGATGGGGCGGTTCCCCGTCCCCGACCGGGAGGAACTGCCCGACGACGTCCGCGAGCGCATCGAGACCGAGACCGAGGAGGCCGGCTTCACGCCGAACGTCTTCGACGCTTTCGCCTACAAGCCCAGCCACTTCCGGGCGTTCTTCGACTACCACGACGCACTGACCGAGGACACGACCCTCGAACGCGAGGAGGTCGAGATGCTCGTCGTCACCGTCTCCGGCATCAACGACTGCCTGTACTGCGTCGTCGCCCACGGCGCACTGCTGCGCATCTTCGCGCAGGCGCCGAAACTGGCCGACCAGCTAGCGACGAACCACCGCAGCGCCGACCTCTCGGACGCCCACCGGACGATGCTGGACTTCGCCGTCAAACTGACCGACGAACCAGGGCGCGTCGGCGATGCGGAGGTGGCGGCGCTGCGGGAGGCCGGCTTCTCGACCGAGGAGATATGGGACATCACGAGCGTCGTCGCCGTGTTCAACCTCTCGAACCGGATGGCCACCGTCGCGGACATGCGGCCGAACGGCGAGTTCTACACGATTGGCCGCGGTGGCTCCGACGGGGAGTAG
- a CDS encoding class I adenylate-forming enzyme family protein — MEYYNGEPLRHMGDLPSMGAHRYGDKTAITFMGQETSYEELEARASSVANVFVDNGVEAGDRVGLYIPNTDQFPEAYFGAHKAGAIPVPLNLRMDPNTLEFVLQDGDVDHMVGSPLLAGGMDTEEGRIIGPTELAERAGVSNVYVSGVSDDGVVNYSQATAEADDTFETVDRAFDDVACQPYTSGTTGKPKGVLLTHENLLSTIEAYEKGGLPIDPDDSIVLVLPLFHIYALNAIQGTYLYNGSTMHMIPRPDPEMILQTISTNEVTNFAGVPALYNMMWQTYRQDPDAYDMDSLTDVICAAAPLADDTRRTIEEAWGVPMTEGWGMTETGPAGCVEPARGVRKSAGCIGPALRNVELKLVDPDTRETRVAAADLEPHPDDDIDFSDDEQVTGEIAINGPTVFEGYYNRPEKNEAVFDDEGWFYTEDIARVDEDGYFWMVDRADDMIIAGGENIYPAEVEDALYEHPDVAEAAVVGAPHEIKGEAPVAYVVLEEGAEVTEEELREFSLDHVATYAHPRRVFFLDELPRSATQKVQRFKLEEDVEKRLDGSLGSSEEL; from the coding sequence ATGGAGTACTACAACGGCGAACCGCTCCGTCACATGGGGGACCTGCCGTCGATGGGTGCCCACCGCTACGGCGACAAGACCGCGATCACGTTCATGGGCCAGGAGACCTCCTACGAGGAACTGGAGGCGAGAGCCAGCAGCGTCGCCAACGTCTTCGTCGACAACGGCGTCGAGGCGGGCGACCGGGTCGGTCTCTACATCCCCAACACCGACCAGTTCCCGGAGGCGTACTTCGGCGCCCACAAGGCAGGCGCCATCCCGGTCCCGCTGAACCTCCGGATGGACCCCAACACGCTGGAGTTCGTCCTGCAGGACGGCGACGTCGACCACATGGTCGGGTCGCCGCTTCTCGCCGGCGGGATGGACACCGAGGAGGGCCGCATCATCGGTCCGACCGAACTGGCCGAGCGAGCGGGCGTCTCGAACGTCTACGTCTCCGGCGTCAGCGACGACGGCGTCGTCAACTACTCGCAGGCGACCGCCGAGGCCGACGACACCTTCGAGACCGTCGACCGCGCGTTCGACGACGTCGCCTGCCAGCCCTACACCTCCGGCACGACGGGCAAGCCGAAGGGCGTCCTCCTGACCCACGAGAACCTGCTGTCGACCATCGAGGCCTACGAGAAGGGCGGCCTGCCCATCGACCCCGACGACAGCATCGTCCTCGTGTTGCCGCTGTTCCACATCTACGCGCTGAACGCCATCCAGGGCACCTACCTCTACAACGGGTCGACGATGCACATGATCCCGCGGCCGGATCCCGAGATGATACTGCAGACCATCTCGACGAACGAGGTGACGAACTTCGCCGGGGTGCCCGCCCTCTACAACATGATGTGGCAGACCTACCGGCAGGATCCCGACGCCTACGACATGGACTCGCTGACGGACGTCATCTGTGCGGCGGCGCCGCTGGCCGACGACACACGCCGGACCATCGAGGAGGCGTGGGGCGTCCCGATGACCGAGGGCTGGGGCATGACCGAGACCGGACCGGCAGGCTGTGTCGAACCCGCCCGCGGCGTCCGGAAGTCCGCCGGCTGTATCGGTCCCGCGCTGCGGAACGTCGAACTCAAACTCGTCGACCCCGACACCCGCGAGACGCGCGTCGCCGCCGCCGACCTCGAACCGCACCCCGACGACGACATCGACTTCTCCGACGACGAGCAGGTCACCGGCGAAATCGCCATCAACGGCCCCACGGTGTTCGAGGGCTACTACAACCGCCCCGAGAAGAACGAGGCCGTCTTCGACGACGAGGGCTGGTTCTACACCGAGGACATCGCACGCGTCGACGAGGACGGCTACTTCTGGATGGTCGACCGCGCCGACGACATGATAATCGCCGGCGGCGAGAACATCTACCCCGCAGAGGTCGAGGACGCCCTCTACGAGCACCCCGACGTCGCGGAGGCCGCCGTCGTCGGCGCGCCCCACGAAATCAAGGGCGAGGCCCCCGTCGCCTACGTCGTCTTAGAGGAGGGCGCCGAGGTCACCGAGGAGGAACTCCGGGAGTTCTCGCTGGACCACGTCGCCACCTACGCCCACCCCCGCCGGGTGTTCTTCCTGGACGAACTCCCGCGGAGCGCGACCCAGAAGGTCCAGCGGTTCAAACTCGAGGAGGACGTCGAGAAGCGCCTCGACGGGTCGCTCGGGTCCAGCGAGGAGCTGTAA
- a CDS encoding cupin domain-containing protein, whose translation MELSQPDDDIVVAPRSGKRVRFRERPEDPDADPLRFEMWLDADGHGPMEHVHPEQDEWLEVVEGRLGVSVAGDRRTLGPDEAVTIPAGVRHRFWNAGDEPLHLEGGVDPGLRTEAFMRITYGLPRDGAPATPSGMPLNPLLLSVLLAEYDDMLYLAHVPVALQRLGIRLVAPLGRLAGYENEYPEYLG comes from the coding sequence ATGGAGCTCTCACAGCCCGACGACGACATCGTCGTCGCACCGAGGAGCGGCAAGCGCGTCCGCTTCCGCGAGCGGCCCGAGGACCCGGACGCTGACCCGCTCCGGTTCGAGATGTGGCTCGACGCCGACGGGCACGGGCCGATGGAGCACGTCCACCCCGAACAGGACGAGTGGCTCGAGGTCGTCGAGGGCCGCCTCGGCGTCTCGGTGGCCGGCGACCGCCGGACGCTCGGCCCCGACGAGGCCGTCACCATCCCCGCGGGCGTCCGCCACCGCTTCTGGAACGCCGGCGACGAACCGCTCCACCTGGAGGGCGGCGTCGACCCTGGCCTCCGGACCGAGGCGTTCATGCGAATCACCTACGGGCTGCCCCGGGACGGCGCGCCCGCAACCCCGTCCGGGATGCCGCTGAACCCCCTCCTGCTTTCGGTCCTGCTGGCGGAGTACGACGACATGCTCTATCTCGCGCACGTCCCGGTTGCCCTCCAGCGGCTCGGAATCCGGCTCGTGGCGCCGCTCGGCCGACTCGCCGGCTACGAGAACGAGTACCCCGAGTACCTGGGGTAG